From the genome of Candidatus Omnitrophota bacterium:
GGGGCATGAGGACGGTCTCCTCATAGTGAAGGAAGCGAAGAAACGGCCAAAAGGTTTCGTTAAACGCAAAGCGCCGCCGCCGGTTTCTAAGAAGAGCGTAAAGGCGCAGGCCGGAGCGAAAAAATAAGATATGAAGACAAACGAGAAGAAAACGAAGACAAAAAACCAAAATAAGACGGCGAAGGCGCCGGAAGCGGGCAAGCCGCTTTCCATCCCGGTTTACGATTCAAAGGGCAAAGAGGTCGAGAAGTATGCTCTCGATAAGGACCTCTTCACCGGGGAGATAAATAAGGGCGCCCTTTATCAGATGGTGCTGATGTACAATGCAAACCAGCGGAGCGGCACGGCATCCACCAAGACGCGCGGCGACGTATCGGGCGGCGGCAAGAAGCCGTGGAGGCAGAAGGGCACAGGCAGGGCGCGCGCCGGTTCTTCGCGGTCTCCTCTCTGGAAGGGGGGCGGCAAGATATTCGGCCCGCACCCGAGGGATTTTCATTACGATATACCCAAGAAGGTCAAACGCGTGGCATTTTTATCGAGCCTGAACGTCAAGGCC
Proteins encoded in this window:
- the rplD gene encoding 50S ribosomal protein L4, with protein sequence MKTNEKKTKTKNQNKTAKAPEAGKPLSIPVYDSKGKEVEKYALDKDLFTGEINKGALYQMVLMYNANQRSGTASTKTRGDVSGGGKKPWRQKGTGRARAGSSRSPLWKGGGKIFGPHPRDFHYDIPKKVKRVAFLSSLNVKAVEHKMFGLSSLDLDEAKTKKFKAIMDALKLKGKSLFVLESVDDKVKKASRNIGTVSVKNYKDFNAVDVIACDTVVLSKAALGKLKERFGD